From Actinopolymorpha cephalotaxi, one genomic window encodes:
- a CDS encoding TIGR03667 family PPOX class F420-dependent oxidoreductase, whose amino-acid sequence MTVIDPSTEFGAHVAERLERDELIWLTTVSADGTPVPTLVWFLWTNGELLIHSQPDKPKLRHIARNPRVGLHLESNAAGNDVVVLTGEARAPAEPTTEEERDRYNRKYARGIEAIGMTPESLAQEFSVPIRVSVSKLRGWV is encoded by the coding sequence ATGACGGTGATCGACCCCTCCACGGAGTTCGGCGCGCACGTCGCCGAGCGCCTCGAACGCGACGAGCTGATCTGGCTCACCACGGTGAGCGCCGACGGAACCCCCGTTCCGACCCTGGTGTGGTTCCTGTGGACCAACGGGGAGCTCCTCATCCACAGCCAGCCGGACAAGCCGAAGCTGCGGCACATCGCCCGCAACCCGCGGGTCGGCCTGCACCTGGAGAGCAACGCCGCGGGCAACGACGTGGTGGTGCTGACCGGCGAGGCCCGGGCGCCGGCGGAGCCGACGACGGAGGAGGAGCGGGACCGCTACAACCGCAAGTACGCCCGCGGGATCGAGGCGATCGGCATGACCCCCGAGTCGCTCGCGCAGGAGTTCAGCGTGCCGATCCGCGTCAGCGTCTCGAAGCTCCGGGGATGGGTGTGA
- a CDS encoding CoA-binding protein, which produces MTQPWTDPKIVDEILDECETWAVVGLSTNAERAAFRVAQTLQKHGKRIVPVHPRAETVHGEQGYAKLSDIPFPVDCVDVFVRSELAGVVADEAVAIGAKAVWFQLGVLDEDAYTRTTATGTVMVMDRCAAVEISRRDGKNARSS; this is translated from the coding sequence GTGACGCAACCCTGGACAGATCCGAAGATCGTCGACGAGATCCTCGACGAGTGTGAGACCTGGGCCGTCGTCGGCCTGTCCACCAACGCAGAACGCGCCGCCTTCCGCGTCGCCCAGACCCTGCAGAAGCACGGCAAGCGCATCGTCCCGGTGCATCCGCGCGCGGAGACGGTGCATGGTGAGCAGGGCTACGCCAAGCTCTCCGACATCCCGTTCCCGGTCGACTGCGTCGACGTGTTCGTCCGATCCGAGCTCGCCGGCGTGGTCGCCGACGAGGCGGTCGCGATCGGCGCGAAGGCGGTGTGGTTCCAGCTCGGCGTCCTCGACGAGGACGCCTACACCCGCACCACGGCGACCGGAACGGTCATGGTGATGGACCGCTGCGCGGCGGTCGAGATCTCCCGGCGCGACGGGAAGAACGCGAGGTCCTCATGA
- a CDS encoding UDP-glucose dehydrogenase family protein, which produces MSYRITVIGTGYLGATHAACMAELGFDVLGVDFDPAKVASLNDGRVPFFEPELEPLLRKHVESGRLRFTTSYQEAAEFGDVHFLCVGTPQRDGEYAADMSYVDAAIEDLVPLLTRPALIVGKSTVPVGTAGRLADRIAELAPPVPVELAWSPEFTREGLAVEDTLRPNRLVFGVRSEHAEKLLREVFAPVIDGGSPVVVCDYATAELAKVGANSFLATKISYINALAELCDTTGADVTLLADALGHDERIGRQFLNAGLGYGGGCLPKDLRAFMARAGELGAEEALTFLREVDAINMRRRQKVVDVTADVLGNQWIGKRVAVLGAAFKPNTDDIRDSPALNVAGRIHLHGAAVSVYDPKAMDNARRSFPTLRYAESVMDACQGAHVVLHLTAWQEFRELDPAVLAKTVATPNVIDGQNCLDRPTWRRAGWSYRGLGRS; this is translated from the coding sequence GTGTCCTATCGCATCACCGTCATCGGTACCGGCTATCTCGGCGCGACCCACGCCGCCTGCATGGCCGAGCTCGGCTTCGATGTCCTCGGCGTCGACTTCGACCCGGCGAAGGTGGCCTCGCTCAACGACGGCCGGGTGCCGTTCTTCGAGCCCGAGCTCGAGCCGCTGCTGCGCAAGCACGTGGAGTCCGGCCGGCTCCGGTTCACCACCTCCTACCAGGAGGCGGCGGAGTTCGGCGACGTGCACTTCCTGTGCGTGGGGACGCCGCAGCGTGACGGCGAGTACGCCGCGGACATGTCCTACGTCGACGCGGCGATCGAGGACCTGGTCCCGCTGCTGACCCGCCCGGCGCTGATCGTCGGCAAGTCCACCGTCCCGGTGGGCACCGCCGGCCGGCTGGCGGACCGGATCGCCGAGCTGGCCCCGCCGGTGCCCGTCGAGTTGGCCTGGAGTCCGGAGTTCACCCGCGAGGGGCTGGCCGTCGAGGACACCCTGCGCCCCAACCGGCTGGTGTTCGGCGTCCGGTCCGAGCACGCGGAGAAGCTGCTGCGGGAGGTGTTCGCGCCGGTCATCGACGGCGGGTCCCCCGTCGTCGTCTGCGACTATGCCACCGCGGAGCTGGCCAAGGTGGGCGCCAACTCCTTCCTGGCCACCAAGATCTCCTACATCAACGCGCTGGCCGAGCTGTGCGACACCACCGGCGCCGACGTGACGCTGCTCGCCGACGCACTCGGCCACGACGAGCGCATCGGGCGGCAGTTCCTCAACGCAGGCCTCGGCTACGGCGGCGGCTGTCTGCCCAAGGACCTGCGCGCGTTCATGGCCCGGGCCGGCGAGCTCGGCGCGGAGGAGGCGCTGACCTTCCTGCGCGAGGTGGACGCGATCAACATGCGCCGCCGGCAGAAGGTCGTCGACGTGACCGCCGACGTGCTCGGCAACCAGTGGATCGGCAAGCGGGTCGCCGTGCTCGGCGCGGCGTTCAAGCCCAACACCGACGACATCCGCGACTCCCCCGCCCTCAACGTCGCCGGCCGGATCCACCTGCACGGCGCCGCGGTGAGCGTCTACGACCCGAAGGCGATGGACAACGCGCGCCGGTCGTTCCCGACCCTGCGGTACGCCGAGTCGGTGATGGACGCCTGCCAGGGCGCACACGTCGTGCTGCACCTGACCGCGTGGCAGGAGTTCCGCGAGCTCGACCCGGCCGTGCTGGCGAAGACGGTCGCCACCCCCAACGTGATCGACGGGCAGAACTGCCTGGACCGCCCGACCTGGCGCCGCGCCGGGTGGAGCTACCGCGGTCTCGGCCGCTCCTGA